Part of the Cohnella candidum genome, AACCGTTACCGGTTCGGTATATGGAGCGGATGTGACCGGGTTGACCAATGGAACGACTTATTATTTCGTCGTTACGGCAATGAACGGGAGCGGCGAGAGCTCAGCTTCCAACCAGGTGAGCGCAACGCCGATGACAGTCCCACTGGCACCGACCAACGTCGTGGCGACTGCAGGAGACGGCCAAGCGACCATCACGTTCACCCCTTCGACGAACAATGGCGGAAGCGCCGTGACCGGCTATCAGGTGATATCTTCTCCCGGCGGTATCGTTGTGAGCGGGACAACGAATACGATTAACGTTACGGGATTGACGAACGGAACGTCCTATACTTTTACGGTAAAAGCGATCAACAGCGCGGGAAGCAGTCCGGCTTCCGCGGCCTCCGCTCCCGTCACGCCGAGTGCGCCTGCCACGAGCACGACCGGGTCTACAAACTCGACCGGGAATCAGAGTCAGGCAGTGGAAATTCTGGTCAACGGCAAGGCGGTGCAGAATGCAGGAATGGCGACGAAAACCGTAAGGAAGGAGCAAACCGCTACGACCGTCGTTGTCGATCCGCAGAAAATAGGGGAGAAGCTGACGGCTGAAGGCCAGGGTGCAGTGATCACGATTCGGGTCCGTACGCAATCCGACGTTATCGTGGGCGAATTGAACGGTCGGCTGGTCAAAGCCATGAAACAAAATGAAGCGGTCGTCGTGATCAAGACGGAGAACGCAACCTTTACTTTGCCGGCCCAGCTAATCAATATCGGTGCCCTGCAGGATATCGATCTTCAAATCGAAATCGGCAAGCCTGCCGCCGACATGATGAAGGTCGTGGAAAATACCGCGGCTTCCGGAGGGTTCGCGATCGTCGTGCCTCCAATCGAATTCACGGTAAAAGCGACCTCCGGCAATACGACGGTTGAGATCCCGAAGTTCAACGGTTTTGTGGAACGTACCATTGCCATACCGGACGGAGTAGATCCCCATAAGATCACTACCGGAGTCGTGATCGAACCGGATGGAACCGTGCGTCAAGTGCCGACGAAGATCATTAACGTTGAAGGGAAGTATTACGCCAAAATCAGCAGCCCGACGAATGGAACGTACTCCGTTGTTTGGAATCCGCGCGAGTTTAAGGATGTAGCCGGACATTGGGCTAAAGCAGCCGTGAACGACTTGGGCTCCAGAATGGTGATTAGCGGTATAACCGCGGACCTCTTCCAACCGGATCAAGATATAACCCGAGCGGAATTCGCGGCAATTATGGTTCGTGGCTTGGGATTGAAGCTCGAAAGCGGAAATTTCCCGTTCTCTGACGTGAAGCCTTCGGATTGGTTCAGCAGCGCGGTGTCGACCGCTCACTCGTACGGGCTGATCAGCGGATTCGAAGACGGAACGTTCCGCCCAACGGCGAAAATAACGAGAGAACAAGCCATGGTGATCGTGGCAAAAGCGATGCGATTCACGAATTTGAAGGCAAAGATTCCGGCCGGTTCGGCAGAAGATTGGCTGAAGCCGTATGCAGATTCGATAAACATTTCGGAATGGGCGAAGAACGGCGTTGCCGACAGCATAAGTGCGGGAATCGTTTCGGGACGAAATGAAAGCCTTTTGGCTCCCAAAGCTTATATTTCGAGAGCGGAAGTTGCCGTACTGATCCAGCGTTTGCTTCAAAAATCGGATTTGATATGATCGTATAAGAGTATCTAGAATTTCTAAGGGTGACAAAGATGAATCGAAAATATTGTTGTTAAAGCAAGTAAAGAAATGCGCCCCCAATCAATGGGGGCGCATTTGTCATCTTAGCTTATTTCAGCGAAGCGCTATAAACATTATGGCCTTCCTTCTCCGTATAATACACCTTCCCGCCCTCGACAGCCGAGCTGCTGACCACATCGGAAGTTTTGAAAACGATATTGCCATTCAGATCATAAACGACAAGCGTGTACGGCGTATTGGCTTCTTTGACGAATGTGCACAGGACGTAGCCATCGTCTTCGGTTACCGATGCGAGTTTGGATTCGGGGTTCAGATGTTCTTCCGGCCCGCCTTCCAAAGAGAATCGATAGAGGTCGCCGTCGCTGTTCAGATAAACGTTGTTCCCGATAATCGCGAATCCCGTCGCTTCCAGATCGCTGACCCGAGTGGTCTCGTTGGTTACCAGATTGATTTTGTGGAGGCGGCTGAAATCCGTGTCCTTCTCCATGTTGTAAGCCAGTACATAAAGATCGTGATCGATCAAGCTGAGATCGCGGCTGCTGCTGCCCGTGGATCCTCCATTAGCTAGAGCTTTCATAGTCTCGCCATATACGTAAGCGGGATCGCCGGCCGGCTTTGCTTCCTGGGTTCCGATTGCCACGCTCAAATTGTTCGGGCTCGGCGGAAAGCCTTGTCTCACTTTGATTTTCGTGTCTCCGAACGTCCGAAACGTCAGGTAACCGGACTCCGCGAGTTCGAATTTACCCTTCTCGTTCAACCTAAAGTATTCATCATGTCCCATGATGGCTCCGCCTTGATGGTAGGACAGCCATAGACTTCCGTCTTGCACGTACAAGCTGCCTGTCACGCGGGATTTTCCGTCCCCTTCGCTCCAGATCGGAAGCTGAGTGAGCGTCACGGATTTGCCGATGGTTCCGACTTTGGAACTTACCACGGCTCCGTCTTTTCCGATAGCGTATTTGTATCCTTGGTAGAGGGTTGCGCCGTCCGCGGTTGTTCCGGGCATGGAGGCCGCTTTCGTGACCTTCGGATTGGTGGACGAGACGGCTAGTCCCGTTTTGGAATCAAAATGATAAGACCATCCGAGTTCCTTCACGGCGTAGCTCCAGGTAAGCGGAAAATACGTCACGTTGCGGAATGAGAGGAACGGGTACTGCCCCTGATCGGCGTCTCGAATGACTTTTCCGTTCAAATGAAGGTCGCCCGTCCGGATCGTTGCCGTCTGCGTCTTCTTATTCACGAACATTCCCCGCACATCGCGATAAGCGGCGGCGACACGGGTTTGATTGATCGCCAGTCCATTGTTGCTGTCCCAGGTCGTTTCCACCCCGAGGAACCGGCTGTCATTGTAGGTCATCGGAAAATAGGTAATGTCCTTGTACACGATCAGCGGGTACTGCCGATAAGCGTTATCGATCTTAATCCCGTTGAGGGACACGTTAAAGCTCGGCAAAGTCACGCTCACTTGGCTGGGTGCAGCAAAAAGAGTTTGCGGAATCGCCAAGGTGAACAACAGCGTCAGTATCGATACCAAAAATGCAGCGTTCTTTTTCATCATCTAAGTCACTCCTCCCGATTAAGTAGAACGATCTAAGAGGATAAATGTTGCACGGTTGCCGAAAAAAGCCGACCCCGTGAGGTCGGCTTTTCCTATAACGTTTTGTTCAACTTTCCCTGCTGGACGGCCGTCTGTCGCTGACCGCCCCCACGAGACCATATCACCACGGGAATCAGAATCAGGGACATGATACCGCCGGCCAAGGAAAGCGTGGCATAACTGGTGCCCGCCATAACCATGCCGGATAAGGTGCCGCCGGAAGCTCCTGCCAGCGCAACCAACACGTCCACCGTGCCTTGCGTCTTGGCCCGCGAAGACGACTGCGTCGAATCGACAATGAGCGCCGTGCCGCTGATCAAGCCGAAGTTCCACCCTAAACCCAGCAATGCAAGGGCCAGAACCAAGTACACGAGGGAATCTCCCGGTGCGGCAGCCGCCAGTACGCCTGCAAGAAGCAAGGTCGCTCCCGAAGCGATGGTCATCGCCATCCGGCCAATCTTATCGACTAAGATACCGGTCACGAGGGAGGGAAGGTACATCGCTCCGATATGGATGCCGATGACGAGACCGACTTCGCGGAGCCCGTGGCCATGATGCTGCATATGTACGGGCGTCATGGTCATGATGGCCACCATCACGATTTGAGTGAGCACCATGATCGCAGCGCCTACCGCTACGCCTCTTTTATTGAGCGGTTGTAGAACGGCAGCCGTACCTTCCGCAGCTTGCCCGGTATGTTGCTGAGCTTGCGCGATCGCTTTGGCCACGATCAGGGGATCCGGACGAAGCAACACGAAAACGACAAGACCCGCCGATAGGAATGCCGCTGCACCGAGCAGAAAAGGACCCGCGAGTGCGGGGATGCCGAGTGAGCTCGCAAAGCGGCCCATGACATCCACCAGGTTCGGACCGGCTACCGCACCGAACGTCGTCGAAACCAATGCGATGCTGACCGCCGTCGCTCTCTGCTTGGCGCTCGCCAAATCCGTGCCGGCATAACGAGCTTGCAGATTGGTCGCCGTACCAGCGCCGTAAATCAGCAGGGAGACGAATAACAGGAATACGCTGTTCAGCACGGCAGCCGAGACAACGCCGATCGCGCCAAGCCCGCCGGCAAGAAATCCTGCCGTAAGACCTGTCCGGCGCCCCAAACGCTGAGAAAGCCTTCCGACCCAAAACGCAGCTCCTGCGGACCCCAATGTCAGCAGACCTGCCGGCAATCCTGCATACGCATTCGTTCCAAGCATTTGCTGCGCGAGGAGCGCGCCCACCGTAACCCCCGCCGCCAGCCCGGCACCGCCGAATATTTGCGAAAGACTGACGATGAATAACGTCCGTTTATATAGAGCTCTCTGCTTGTCGGGGGTATCAAATTCGTGCAAGGCGTTCACCTCTCATTCGTCATTCAATTCATCACTGGTTGACCGATAAAGCATGCCGGCCTCGTGACGATCCGCAACCTGCAGCTTATTAAGGATATTGGAAATGTGGTTCGCAACGGTTTTGGGACTCAGGTGAAGGGCCGCGGCAATTTTGGCATTCGTGTAGTCGTCTTTAATGAATTGCAAAATTTCCATTTCCCTCGCGGTCAGCTCTGCCAATGCCGGATTGAGCGGGGCGTTCTGCTTCGTCACCGAGAAGTAATCCATCATTCTGGAGGCGATATCGGTGCTGAAAACAGCGCCGCCGTTGCCCACCATCCGAATGGACTGCAGCAACTCCATCTCCCCGGCATCCTTCAATACGTATCCCCGGGCCCCGGACTGCATCGCGCTAAAAACGGACTTGTCGTTTGCGAGCATGGTGACGATGAGGATTTTAATCCGGGAATCCTTCTCCATAATCAGGCGAGTGGCCTCAATCCCATTAATGCCCGGCATGCGAATATCCATCACGATGACATCCGGTTGAAGCCGTACAGCCAGCTCAACGGCCTCTTCCCCGGTCGAAGCTTCCCCGATTACTTCCAAATCGTCCGTGGTTTGAATCAAATTGCGTACTCCGCTTCGAAAAAGCGGATGATCGTCGGCCAACAAAATTTTCATGCGCTTTCCTCTCCTTTGGCACCGAACGGGATGACAGCTTTAATCACGGTCCCACCGGTGTCGCGCGGTTCCACCGTACAGTGACCTCCGAGCTCGGCAGCCCGTTCTTGAATGGAATTCAGGCCGATGCCTCCGCCGGGCTCCGGCTGCACAAGGCGAGAAAGGCCGATCCCGTTGTCTTCGATCTGCATGATGAGTTTGTCATTGTGAACGTCTATGTTGATATCACAACTCGTCGCCCTTGCATGCTTCACGACATTCACGAAGGATTCCACGACGATGCGATAAGCGGCGACCTCTACTGCAGCGGGCAGCGGAGGAAGCTGCTCGGGGCCATGCAGGCGAACGGTCAATTCGGGGAGATGCATTTGGTCGATGCGCGCTTGGATCGCGCCTAGCAAGCCAAACTCATCCAAGGCCGGCGGGCGCATGTCGTGAACCAAGGTTCGAATATCCGTCACCGTGGAACGGATTTCCCCGCGAAGCTCCGAGAGCATTTGCTTCGCGGTATCGGGATTTTTGCCGATGTACTGTTCGGCCGCGGCGACATTGAAACCAAGCGACAATAGCCGGGGCGCAAGTTCGTCATGCAAATTTCGCCGAATTTGCCTTCGTTCCTCCTCCCGTGCTAACACAAGCTTTTCCCGGGACTCCTGCAGGTCGCCCGCAAGAAGCTTCATGCCCAGATGCATTTTCACGTTTTGGACGATCGGGCCGGCTTGGCGCAACATGACTTCCAGCAGCTTTCGGTCATCCGAGGAGAAGGTTTCGTCCGGAGAACGGCTTGAGATCGTCAGCGATCCGACACGTTCCCCTCCGTGCAGAATCGGGAAGTGATAGGTGTCGTATCGCGTGACGCCCGAAGCTGCCGCCAATTGCGGCACGCCGTTAACATCAATCGATATCGCCGCATAAGGCAGACGCAGCGCGTCCCGGACGGACTCCGCGACAACCTTCACCATTTCCTCGGGGTCGATCGGTTTGATCAACTGATTGCCAAGGCCGGCCAATATGGCATAAGGATCATCATGCCTGCCTTTCATCAGACGTTTTAGAAGCTTTTGCAGCCATTCTTTGAGGGGCCCGAACATGACGGCGACAATCGCGGTGGCGATCAACGAAACCCAGTAATTGCCCCGGGCCTGAAATAAATTCCCCAGATACCAGACGGAGAGTGAGTAGACGAGCAGGATGGAAAGCGATAAAGCTCCGTACAGAAGCGTCCGATTCACCAGCGGATCGATATCCCACAACCGATGGCGAAGCACCGCGAACGCAAGCGTGAGGGGGATGATGGAGACGGCAACCGACAGCACAGCAATTAAGGAGATATAGGTGATCGGATTAGGCGAGGGGAGCAGCACGATGAATCCGCTGGTCACGAAGAAACCGAGAAAGGACATTGCGGCGCCATACACGACCCATTTGGTCTGCTGCCCATGCTCACGGTTAATCCGCTTCAGATAAGAATGGATTTGCGACCCTAGGGCGGTCACGATCATAATTCCGTAGTACATGATCCTAAGATGACCGGGCCAAACCTTGAGATCAAGCGGCGTTCCGGGGAAGGTCAGACTCAGCAGCTGGACCAAGCAGAACGGAACGTAAGCGGCCATTGTCCATGGCGTTGTCAGCTTGCCATTCGGAAATAGCAGCAAAAATAAAAACAGCGCCATTCTTCCGACGACCGCGATGAATTCCGTCCATGACGCAATAGCCGGGCGCCCCTCAGCGGCAAGATACAACAGGGACGAAAACGTGCAGCCGTACGTAACGAGAGCGACCGCCGCAAGGAGTGCCATCCCGTCCCGTTTGCTTTTGAGAAGAATGACGACCGCCGCCGCGAAATAAACCAAAGCCAGCCCGCAATCATTGAGCACGAAAGCCAAAGCGTAGGAGTCCGGCGTCAGGCGGTATCGGCTTAACGTCTCAATCGTATAAAACAAGGGTCCGATCGGCTCGCAGGATTGAAGAAAGCATTTCGACCGCAATAAATCGTAATAGACAGGTATATTTCGGATAAAAAATAGCGAGGCAGCCGCAATCATCAGATAAGCGAGAATTTGCAGCGATAGATTCCTGAGTCTCATCACGATCACCTGGCCCGCCATTTTGGATGCCATTATTATATCAACCAAGAAAATCCATGCATAGAACGACTCTCCCGGACCTTTCGTTTCCCGAATCTCCTACCGAAACTTCCCGACCGAAATAGGTATGCCCTGCCCTCGTGATCGGGAATGCCGCCTTGTTATGATTCATTTGTAAAACAGTTAAGTTCCTGGAGGTTATGAAACGGATGCAAAAAGTTGTGAAGTGGTTGGGCGTGGTCGTTATTTTGGCGGGCATCGCGAGAATGGGAATGACTCCCTCGGCACTCATCTGGGGAGGTGACAGCCATCAGGAGCTGCTGTGCGGATACGTCGCCGCGATTCTCATGGCTTTCAGTTCAATCGCGCTCTATTTGCCTCAAATGAAGGAAACCGGCAAACTTGGCTTCGCGGCTGTGTTCATTACGGCAGCCGGCAACATCGTCATTTCCGGGCAGCAATACGGGATTTGGGCCTATGGCGCCTATGCAGAAAAGGGATTATTCGTGAACGTAACCGGCGCGCTCGTCGGAATCGGAATGATGCTGGGCACGATCCTGCTGGGCATCGTAACGTTCCGTGCCAAAGTCTTTCCTCTCTGGAACGTGTTGCTGTTCGTCGTTATGCTCGTATCGTTCGGCATTCCCGGGTTGGAGAGCTGGTTCGCGTTATTCTGGGGGCTTGCCTATGGGGCTATGGGCTATACCATCGTCACCAGCCGTTATCGGAATAAGGAAGCAGCCGCAAAATCGCTCAGCGTGGCTTCGTAAATTTACACAACTGGGCGGCGAGTATTTCACTCGTCGCCCTTTTGCTGCGGGGAGAAGGATATATACAATCCGTATCGAATAAGGTTTACCACAGCCATGAATCCGCTTGCAAGCCTGAGCTCATGGGGTGGTGGACGTGCGCAACTTGGGGTTGCTCCATCGGTTGTTCAACGCCTTCGGCCTGTCATCGCTCCGAAAAAGAACCGTGGTCGTCTTGGCCGTCGGTTTTCTGGGATGCTCCATTCTCATGGCCGCCGTCTCATACAACGCGATTTACACGATGCAGCAGAACAAAATCAAAACCTCCATGGCCTTCGATTTGTATCAGCAATCCATGAAGCTCACGCAAATCTACAACAGTTTGCTGATGGTTACTCAACAAATGACCCCCCAAGGTACCGTCGGCAGCCTGGTGGAAACATATTTCTCCACCGGCTCAACCGGCGACCCTTTCAACCGATCGCTCTTGTCGCGAAGCATTTCCTACAATATCGGACTGATCACGTTTTCGAACCCCACCATGGAAATGGTGATGTACTACAACCCCCAAAATAGGCTAACCTCCTACT contains:
- a CDS encoding histidine kinase, whose product is MFYTIETLSRYRLTPDSYALAFVLNDCGLALVYFAAAVVILLKSKRDGMALLAAVALVTYGCTFSSLLYLAAEGRPAIASWTEFIAVVGRMALFLFLLLFPNGKLTTPWTMAAYVPFCLVQLLSLTFPGTPLDLKVWPGHLRIMYYGIMIVTALGSQIHSYLKRINREHGQQTKWVVYGAAMSFLGFFVTSGFIVLLPSPNPITYISLIAVLSVAVSIIPLTLAFAVLRHRLWDIDPLVNRTLLYGALSLSILLVYSLSVWYLGNLFQARGNYWVSLIATAIVAVMFGPLKEWLQKLLKRLMKGRHDDPYAILAGLGNQLIKPIDPEEMVKVVAESVRDALRLPYAAISIDVNGVPQLAAASGVTRYDTYHFPILHGGERVGSLTISSRSPDETFSSDDRKLLEVMLRQAGPIVQNVKMHLGMKLLAGDLQESREKLVLAREEERRQIRRNLHDELAPRLLSLGFNVAAAEQYIGKNPDTAKQMLSELRGEIRSTVTDIRTLVHDMRPPALDEFGLLGAIQARIDQMHLPELTVRLHGPEQLPPLPAAVEVAAYRIVVESFVNVVKHARATSCDINIDVHNDKLIMQIEDNGIGLSRLVQPEPGGGIGLNSIQERAAELGGHCTVEPRDTGGTVIKAVIPFGAKGEESA
- a CDS encoding MFS transporter, whose amino-acid sequence is MHEFDTPDKQRALYKRTLFIVSLSQIFGGAGLAAGVTVGALLAQQMLGTNAYAGLPAGLLTLGSAGAAFWVGRLSQRLGRRTGLTAGFLAGGLGAIGVVSAAVLNSVFLLFVSLLIYGAGTATNLQARYAGTDLASAKQRATAVSIALVSTTFGAVAGPNLVDVMGRFASSLGIPALAGPFLLGAAAFLSAGLVVFVLLRPDPLIVAKAIAQAQQHTGQAAEGTAAVLQPLNKRGVAVGAAIMVLTQIVMVAIMTMTPVHMQHHGHGLREVGLVIGIHIGAMYLPSLVTGILVDKIGRMAMTIASGATLLLAGVLAAAAPGDSLVYLVLALALLGLGWNFGLISGTALIVDSTQSSSRAKTQGTVDVLVALAGASGGTLSGMVMAGTSYATLSLAGGIMSLILIPVVIWSRGGGQRQTAVQQGKLNKTL
- a CDS encoding response regulator transcription factor, with the protein product MKILLADDHPLFRSGVRNLIQTTDDLEVIGEASTGEEAVELAVRLQPDVIVMDIRMPGINGIEATRLIMEKDSRIKILIVTMLANDKSVFSAMQSGARGYVLKDAGEMELLQSIRMVGNGGAVFSTDIASRMMDYFSVTKQNAPLNPALAELTAREMEILQFIKDDYTNAKIAAALHLSPKTVANHISNILNKLQVADRHEAGMLYRSTSDELNDE